From the genome of Helicobacter jaachi:
TAGCGCGATTATCCGCTGCTCTATCCAAAGAAATGGCATAATCCACAAAAATATACTCATTATGCGCGCCTAGCTCGTATGAGGGGATAATTTTAAAATGCACACTTTCAAAAAACCCTGCCTCGCTAGTTTGCGGCTCTTGCAAATACTGCGTGCTAAACTCATCTTCGCCCATTTGCGCCCTTAGGCTTGCTAGCTCGTTTGCATTATGCCGCGCGGGGAAAAGCGGCTCATTTGCAGCCCTTTCATAGCAAAAAGTGCCGATTTTGTAGCTTTGTGGTGCATTTTGTAGCGCTTTTAGCTCTATTTTTTGCCATTTTGCTATAATTTCTGGTGCAAAATTGCGCCTATCTAATAAAAATCCGCATAAATCCTCATCACCTAGCCTTTGCATTAAAATCGTAATATTACTTTGATTATCCTGTAAGCGCGACAGCACGCTCTCTTTAAAGTTTGCATTCACGCGACTTCTCTCCACTTTTGAGCTCATATCTGCTACTTTTATGGGGTCATCAATTAAAATTTGATGCGCGTGAAATCCTGTGATAGCCGATTTTAGCGTGGTTACAAACAAGCCTCCGCCCTCTTTTAGCACAAATTCATTAGCATTATCTTGCAAAAACTCCGCTTTTTGCCTAAAAACCTGCGTCCAAAACGGGCTTTTAATCAAATCGCGCACTTGATTATTAATCTTGCGGCACAGCTCATCGCTATAAGAAATGTAGATGAATTTGCGCTTTCTATCATTCCCCAAAGCCCACGCGATGAAGGTTCTAGCGATGATTTCAGTTTTGCCATAACTTGGCGGCATGTTTATCATCAATCTTGTAATAAGTTTTCGCGCCTGTGTTTTGCGCGGATAAAGTATATCTTTATCCGCAATAAAATTAAATTGCGCTTTATGCGCGACCTTAAAGGCGTCGTCGGGGTGAGG
Proteins encoded in this window:
- a CDS encoding terminase large subunit domain-containing protein, producing MNFNAKALKLEEARRVKARRDLKYFLTLKWERYEQKPFLDNWHIDYLCKVLEHTLPKDAQNKDKSALNPQNPPQNITEFAPNFCAHTPLPFAPLPFAPAHINSSFSFWQGGRGLNCEVAPSPRHTPHPDDAFKVAHKAQFNFIADKDILYPRKTQARKLITRLMINMPPSYGKTEIIARTFIAWALGNDRKRKFIYISYSDELCRKINNQVRDLIKSPFWTQVFRQKAEFLQDNANEFVLKEGGGLFVTTLKSAITGFHAHQILIDDPIKVADMSSKVERSRVNANFKESVLSRLQDNQSNITILMQRLGDEDLCGFLLDRRNFAPEIIAKWQKIELKALQNAPQSYKIGTFCYERAANEPLFPARHNANELASLRAQMGEDEFSTQYLQEPQTSEAGFFESVHFKIIPSYELGAHNEYIFVDYAISLDRAADNRA